A genomic window from Triticum urartu cultivar G1812 chromosome 7, Tu2.1, whole genome shotgun sequence includes:
- the LOC125523498 gene encoding probable leucine-rich repeat receptor-like protein kinase At1g35710 produces MPGTLATTTIFLFNHTGKRAGCSYLIMKSAKPWMFRSSGGPSLTPLYHIVPPTELVESMATPASGCPWLHLLAILLLLPSMFGEAKTAARRGTWFTAQTAALLRWKSSLTSVSSGSALSTWSPGVHPCNWTGITCRRAAQGPAITGISLPGAGLAGRLDVLNLQPLSLLTSLDISNNFHLSGRIPPTVGMLPMLSMLNFSGNQLTGGIPPAIGELGSLTVMDLSFNGLSGTIPANIGRLQSLQSLRLYHNNLTGIIPPSLTNLTLLRDLSLFTNHLTGSIPVELGKLAALEELDLADNYLTGTIPSSIGNLTKLGYLGLSQNLLIGSIPHEMTHLNNLTMLMISHNQFTSTIPASITNLTKLQLLGASRSNLSGHLPEQIGSLTDLREVYLFGNKLTGSIPLSLGNLTMLTYLYLYENNLSGFIPYVLGNLANLQELSLSSNALDGDLPSSIGNMTSLTSLRLQNNSFSGTIPAELGNLENLVNLYLYFNKFSGSVPPSFGNFREMTDLRLSGNRLSGPLPHTLSNLTNLVDIELSYNNLSGHVPDLCQGKKLQWFSATTNQFSGSFPGSFKHCSSLIILDIMYNQMDGDIAQQLGVYPHLKFVGLTSNKLHGQLSTDWGSCGNLTELRLGGNMITGHIPRELTKLTKLRKLDLHLNRLTGEIPPEIGKLVNLYLLDLSQNNLSGSIPQHIGRMDVLEVLDLSSNQLGGRIPEEVGKCVRLQSMKLNNNSLNGSLPGSIGKLIHLQTTLDVSHNNLHGAIPPEIGNLDMLVSINLSHNQFSGSIPNTVAGLRSMSVFDVSYNRLQGTVPGRIHNSSAEWFLHNRGLCGELAGLPSCHSSAANHQKKDQILMLKVGVPVFVAITCIAACIFFTLILRKKSSSRESAIVKSADLFSIWNFDGKIAFEDIINATDNFDEKHCIGEGGFGNVYKVNLPDGQVVAVKKLHPIEEGMHDEQCFRREIEVLTKVRQRSIVKLYGFCSHTQYRFLVCQYIERGSLASILSNSDQAIQFDWQKRATLIKDVVQAISYLHHGCDPPIIHRDITSSNILLDSEYKAFVSDFGTARILKPDSSNWTALAGTYGYIAPELSYTPLVTEKCDVYSLGVVMLEVLMGKHPGEFLNRPAAAQEQDMILQEHLDHRLPMPKTDEAQDINRLISVAFQCLQDSPHERPDTQQIHRALSV; encoded by the exons ATGCCCGGGACGTTGGcaactactactatttttttaTTCAATCACACAGGAAAACGCGCTGGATGTTCCTACCTAATCATGAAGTCAGCCAAGCCGTGGATGTTCCGGAGCAGCGGTGGCCCTTCTCTCACCCCTCTCTACCACATAGTACCACCGACAGAACTTGTTGAATCCATGGCTACTCCTGCCTCAGGGTGTCCATGGCTCCATCTCCTCGCCATCCTGCTTCTTCTCCCTTCCATGTTCGGTGAGGCAAAGACCGCAGCACGGCGAGGCACTTGGTTCACAGCCCAGACAGCAGCGCTGCTCCGATGGAAATCCAGCCTGACAAGCGTCAGCAGCGGTTCAGCCTTGAGCACCTGGAGCCCCGGCGTCCACCCCTGCAACTGGACGGGCATCACCTGCCGCCGTGCAGCCCAAGGCCCGGCCATCACTGGGATCTCCCTCCCAGGAGCTGGCCTTGCCGGGCGGCTGGACGTGCTCAACTTGCAGCCCCTGTCCTTGCTCACCAGCCTTGACATCAGCAACAACTTCCACCTCTCAGGGCGGATTCCACCAACCGTCGGCATGCTCCCCATGCTTTCCATGCTCAACTTCTCTGGTAACCAGCTCACTGGAGGCATACCTCCGGCCATCGGTGAGCTGGGGAGCCTCACCGTGATGGACCTCTCCTTCAATGGCCTCTCAGGTACCATTCCTGCAAACATTGGCAGGCTTCAGTCCTTGCAAAGTCTCCGGTTATACCATAACAACTTAACTGGAATTATTCCTCCTTCCCTCACCAACCTAACTTTGCTCAGAGATTTAAGTCTGTTCACAAACCATCTTACTGGTTCAATCCCCGTAGAGCTCGGGAAACTCGCTGCTTTGGAGGAGCTAGACTTGGCTGATAACTATCTAACTGGTACTATTCCGAGCAGCATTGGAAACCTTACTAAACTAGGCTACTTAGGACTGTCCCAAAACTTACTTATTGGTTCCATTCCTCACGAGATGACACACCTTAATAATCTTACCATGCTCATGATATCACACAATCAATTCACGTCCACTATCCCTGCATCAATCACAAACTTAACCAAGTTGCAACTGCTAGGAGCCAGCAGGAGCAACTTAAGTGGCCACCTTCCTGAACAAATAGGATCACTCACTGATCTTCGTGAGGTCTACCTTTTCGGTAATAAACTTACCGGGAGCATTCCTTTGAGTCTCGGAAATTTGACGATGCTCACATATCTGTACCTTTACGAGAACAACTTGTCTGGGTTCATTCCTTATGTGCTAGGGAATCTTGCTAACCTTCAGGAGCTTAGCCTCTCCTCCAATGCTTTAGATGGTGATCTGCCATCTAGCATAGGAAACATGACTTCCCTCACCTCCCTTCGCCTTCAAAACAATAGCTTTTCTGGCACAATCCCAGCTGAGCTAGGCAATCTAGAGAATTTAGTGAATCTTTACCTCTACTTCAACAAGTTCTCTGGCTCAGTCCCTCCAAGCTTTGGAAACTTCAGGGAAATGACAGATTTGAGGCTGTCGGGTAATAGACTGTCTGGACCTTTGCCTCACACACTTTCAAACCTCACCAATTTGGTGGACATTGAGTTGAGTTACAACAATCTCAGCGGACACGTGCCTGACTTATGCCAGGGCAAAAAACTCCAATGGTTTTCCGCAACTACCAACCAATTTAGTGGATCCTTTCCAGGAAGTTTCAAGCACTGCAGCTCCTTAATCATCCTTGACATCATGTATAATCAGATGGATGGAGATATAGCACAACAGCTTGGGGTGTACCCACATCTGAAATTTGTTGGGTTAACTTCAAACAAACTGCACGGTCAGCTTTCAACAGACTGGGGTTCATGCGGTAACTTGACAGAACTGCGTTTAGGAGGAAACATGATTACTGGTCATATACCTCGTGAGCTCACAAAGCTAACCAAACTCAGAAAACTCGACCTCCATTTGAATAGGTTGACAGGGGAGATACCTCCTGAAATTGGCAAACTAGTCAACCTATATTTGCTAGATTTAAGCCAAAATAATCTATCTGGAAGCATTCCTCAACACATTGGTCGAATGGATGTTCTTGAGGTTCTCGACCTGTCAAGCAATCAATTAGGTGGAAGAATACCAGAAGAAGTTGGGAAATGTGTGAGACTACAGTCCATGAAACTGAACAACAACAGCTTAAACGGCAGCCTTCCTGGTTCCATAGGCAAACTGATTCACCTACAGACAACACTTGATGTCAGCCATAACAACCTACATGGCGCCATTCCTCCAGAAATAGGAAATCTAGATATGTTGGTAAGCATAAACCTCTCCCACAATCAATTCAGTGGAAGCATTCCTAACACGGTAGCAGGACTCCGAAGCATGTCCGTATTTGATGTCTCCTACAATAGATTACAAGGCACAGTTCCGGGAAGGATCCATAATTCCTCGGCAGAATGGTTTCTTCACAATAGAGGTCTCTGCGGGGAGCTGGCTGGCCTTCCGTCTTGTCATTCTTCTGCTGCAAATCATCAGAAAAAGGACCAAATCCTCATGTTAAAAGTGGGTGTCCCTGTTTTTGTTGCTATTACTTGTATAGCTGCATGCATCTTCTTCACTTTGATTTTGAGGAAGAAATCCTCTTCTAGAGAAAGTGCCATTGTAAAGAGTGCGGACCTCTTCTCTATATGGAACTTCGATGGTAAAATAGCTTTTGAGGATATCATCAATGCAACGGATAATTTTGATGAAAAACACTGCATTGGAGAAGGAGGATTTGGTAATGTCTACAAGGTGAATCTCCCAGATGGACAAGTGGTTGCAGTGAAGAAGCTTCATCCAATTGAGGAAGGGATGCATGATGAGCAATGCTTTCGTCGTGAGATTGAAGTACTAACAAAAGTCCGTCAGCGCAGCATTGTCAAGCTGTATGGATTCTGTTCCCATACGCAGTACAGGTTCCTGGTTTGCCAATACATAGAAAGGGGGAGTCTAGCCTCAATCCTGAGCAACAGCGACCAAGCAATCCAATTTGATTGGCAGAAAAGAGCAACTCTCATCAAGGATGTTGTGCAAGCTATTTCCTACCTACACCATGGTTGTGATCCACCTATAATCCATCGGGACATAACAAGTAGCAACATTTTGCTAGATTCTGAATACAAGGCCTTTGTCTCGGACTTTGGCACGGCAAGGATATTGAAGCCTGATTCATCGAACTGGACCGCGCTGGCAGGGACATATGGCTACATCGCACCTG AACTTTCTTACACGCCCTTGGTCACCGAGAAATGCGATGTCTACAGCCTCGGCGTTGTGATGCTGGAGGTGCTGATGGGGAAGCATCCAGGAGAATTCCTAAACAGACCTGCAGCTGCGCAAGAACAAGACATGATACTTCAAGAGCATCTCGACCACCGTCTTCCCATGCCCAAGACCGACGAGGCGCAGGATATCAATCGGCTAATATCGGTGGCGTTTCAGTGCCTACAAGATTCCCCTCATGAGAGGCCAGACACGCAGCAGATCCATCGAGCTCTCAGTGTATGA